In Lentimicrobiaceae bacterium, the DNA window CGAATACGTAACGCTGCCGGCATTGGCCGATACAGATTGTGATATCGGGGTAACACTCAGTATGGTGCCTGCTTGTTCGTATGCAATGGCTGCGTCAAATATTTCCGTTACAAACTGAGGTGCTACCAATGCGGTAGCTGCTGCATTTGGGTGACTGTCAGTATTGCTGACAGCATATTGCAATTGTTCGTATCCGTTTTCATCTGTCAGTTTTTCGAAGTAGTGAAATACATAAACATTGGATGGGAAAACGCCCGTTTCCGGGTCCAGTCCCTGGGCCAGGGTGTCTTTGGCCCAGCTGGTAAAGCTTTTCGATAATGCTGCGGCTTGCGGATTTGTGGCGCCTTCTACCAGTGGGGCATTGGTCCAGATGACGAAAAAGTTTTCAGGGTGGAGCGACATTTTTCTTACCATGTGCCTCCAGTGCCATTTGTAGTTGTACACCGATTTGATGCTATAGTTCAGCGTATCTGATGCCTGGCCGTATCCGGTCATTTCTGACGATGGATAACATGATTTGATGACAATGATTTTTTGAGAGGAAAGGATGGGTGACAGATCTGCGTTTGGGTCCTCGTTGTCAAAAATCCTGTGCCAGCGTTCCCATTCATTCACCCAGGGGTTTAACGGCCAGTCCTGTTCCTGCATCGATACCTGGTCGGCACCTGAATATCCATGCTGGTTGTTGTAGCTGATTATCTCTGAAGGTATACTGGTTGCTGAGCCATTAGGCCCCCATATGTTTTCGCCGGTTGAATGATGGAGAAATACACCACTGCGATAGGTTGTTTGTGATTCTCCCCTTGAAAACAGGGCAAGTGTCAATAAAAAGCTTATCATTATTTTCATGGCCGTGGGTTAAAATAACGATTCATGGGAACCTGTGAAAGAGCGGATTGCAAGTTTTTTTGGTGAATTTACATTGCCTGAATGTAAATGGAAGGGAGTGAAAGTGGTGTTTTACAGCGGCAACTGACCTGGAATTTGCTGAAAGTTGATTCGGAAACAACCGGACTTTCTCAAAGGTACAAATATTGTGTCTGAATTACAAGAAATGAAGTGTGATGCATTGATTGTGAGTTGATTGAAAAAGAGGTTGTATTTTTTGCAAAACGCCTGTGTTTTGATGATACTTCCAAAGTGGTGTTTTTTTTTGATAGATACAGATGTAATTATAAAAAGATGATTGTTCTATAAATAATTTGATTGATAAGTAGTTGCATGATAAAAATGAAAAATCCGGTCAGTTAGCTTACCGGCCGGATTTTTCGCTGGAATGAGTGGGTGATATTTATTTTATCTCTTTTTCAATCCATTTTGAACGGTCAGGTGGTGTAGGAGGCGTTACTTTCTTCACCGGATTTGCCTCCAGTTCTTTGAGCAATACTTCCACCGCTTTTTCAATTCCGGGGTCGATGCCTTTGGCTAACTGTTCAGGGCGATCTACCACTTCAATATCCGGGTAATCGCCAATTCCTTCAATGATCCATTCTCCGTTTTCGTCAAATATGCCGAAGCGGGGTACTGAGATGTAGCCACCGTCAACGAGTCCGGCATTGCCGGATATTCCAACAAGTCCGCCCCAGGTGCGGGTTCCTATAAGTTTACCAAGTCCAAGTTTTTTGAAGTAATAGGGGAAGGCATCGCCTCCTGATGAGGAATAACCGTTAATGAGCATAACTTTTGGGCCGTCGTGGGCAATGGCTGGAGCACGTCCGGGAAGCAGGCCGTTTTGTTGCCAATAGCTTAGTGTTTTCCGGTCGAGCAGGTCGGCCATGCGGTCGGGAATAAAACCACCTCCGTTGTAACGGTCGTCAATAATCAGCGCTTCTTTGGTGTGGTAGGCATACATGCCACGAAACAGTTCGCGGTTGCCTTCAACAGCGGTGTTGGGCACATGAATATATCCAATCCGGCCGCCCGATAGCTTGTCTACCATTGCCCTGCGCTCATTTACCCAGTCGAGGTACATAAGCTCCAGCTCACTTTTGATTGGAACAATCAGCGAGGTGCGGGCGCCACCGGTTTCAGGGGTGGCGTTTACAGTTATTTCAACTTTTTTATCGGCCTGATTTTCAAGGAATGCATAAGGATTTTCCTTTGTTGTTATTTCATGACCATTGATGCTAATCAGGTAGTCGCCTTCCTTTACATTTACTCCTTGCTCTGTTAACGGGCAACGGCGTTCAGGATTCCAGTTTTCGCTATCATAAATTTTTGCAATACGATATCGTCCGGCAGCCTCATCTGCCACCAGTTCTGCGCCCAGCAATCCGCCATCCACGCGTTTAACGTTTTTGAAATCGCCCCAGTTGTTGTAGGCATGACCGACGTTGGTCTCAGCAATAATTTCGCTTAGAATGTAGTCAAGGTCGGCGCGGTGTCCAACATATGGAAGCAGGGCTCCATAGCGCTGTTTGAGACCAGCCCAGTCGACGCCATGCATGTTGTTTACATAAAAGTAATCGCGGAAGATTCTCCAGCCATCGGTATATATCTGATTCCATTCTTTGCGTGGGTCAATTTTCATATCCATCTGGCTAAGGTCGAGCTTGCCGGTACCGGGTTTTACGCCCGGTGCAATTTTGGTGATTCCGTAATCGCCTCCCGAAGCGTACAATACCATTTTGCCGTCGGCACTAACAACATAACCACCCGTTCTGTCAAGAATCTCTTCTGATTTTTCTTCCGATAGGTTATAGCGCATCAGTTTGCCGTTGCTGATATAAAGCAATCCGCCATCGGCAGCAGCCAGACCGAAATAAGTGCCGGCTTCCATGGGTAAGGCGATAATCCTGTTGACAATGCCTTCCATGTCAATGCTTACTTTTATGCCTTCATCCTGTTTATTGGCCGTAGTTTCGGTTTTTTTACCGGCTGGCTTTTTAGGCTCATCTGCTTTGGCCGTTTCCCTGATTTCCTCAATGTCGTTCTTGTCTTTAATCAACCTGGGGCCGTCCGACTTTAAGACAATGGCATAGATGCGGGTTGCTTTGTTATATAAATAGTCGAACTCAAATCCTGAAAATGCAAGGTTAAAGTCGCGGTTTGAAGCGAAGAAAATATAGTTGCCGTCTTTGGAGAACACCGGTGAAACATCATCAAAGGTGTTGTCGGTCAATTGGTAATTCTTTGCATCAGCAATGTTGTATACCCATATGGCTGATTGTTCGTTGCTTCCTTCTTTTTGATAGGTAATCCACTTTGAATCAGGAGAAAAGCTGTAAGAGCGGATTTCTGAATTGGCTGCATGGGTAATTTCGGTTTGTTTGCCTGTTTGCGTATCGAGCAACCACAGTTTTAAAGTGCGATCGGAATAAACCATGTAGCGGCTGTCGGGCGACCATTCAGCTTCATATTTCCATGCGGCTGAGTTGCTGGTAAGTTGTTTGGCTTTAGCTCCTTTCTTATTTTCGAGCAGGTAAATTTCATATTCACCCGTTGCATCTGAATAGTAGGATATGTATTTGCCATCGGGCGACCATGAGGGGTAAAGTTCGCGAATGCCTTGTGTCTGGGTCAGATTTTCAATCATTCCGTTTTCAGCCGGAACCGAAAAGATGTCGCCGCGGGCGTCAAAAAGAGCTCTTTTACCCGTAGGTGAAATGGAAAAGTTGTTGATGTCGTCCTTTACGTTTTTAAAGTAGGCCACCAGGTTAGGATTATCAAAATTCAGATTTACCGTAACTTTTTCTGAAACGCCGGTGGTGAGGTTCAGTTTGTATAAATAACCGCCGTTTTCATAAACAAGCTGTCCGTTTTCACCCGAAGGCCACATTACATCAAAGTCCTTGTGGAAGGTAAGCTGGTCAGTTTGTTTGGTTTGGGTGTTATATCGATAAATGTTGAGCCTTAAATCGCGATCGGATGCATAATAAATATTATCACCAAACCAAGTAGGGCATTGGTCTGTTCCTGCAAAGTCGGTAATTTGTTCCGAAGTGTTATTGGCCAGGTCGTAAATCCACAGATTGCTTGCTCTTCCTCCTTTATACCGTTTCCACGTGCGGAATTCCCTGTCAACCGGTGTAAAACAAACTTTGGAAGCATCGGGCGAAAGCACTGCAAATCCACCGTTTACTATTTGCAGAGGCTTTTCGAACCCTCCATCGAGTCCCACAAGGAAATATTTTCCGTTGCGATCGCCAAACTCAGTGCGATTGCCCCTGAACATGATCTGCTTGCTGTCAGGTGTCCAGTCAAGTACCACATTGTCATATCCGCCGCGTGGTGGCATCACGCCTACAGAGTTGTAAAAAGTAAGCTGCCGGGGCGAACCGCCTTCTGAAGGAATCACAAATACTTGCCTGCTGCCCG includes these proteins:
- a CDS encoding T9SS type A sorting domain-containing protein; protein product: MKIMISFLLTLALFSRGESQTTYRSGVFLHHSTGENIWGPNGSATSIPSEIISYNNQHGYSGADQVSMQEQDWPLNPWVNEWERWHRIFDNEDPNADLSPILSSQKIIVIKSCYPSSEMTGYGQASDTLNYSIKSVYNYKWHWRHMVRKMSLHPENFFVIWTNAPLVEGATNPQAAALSKSFTSWAKDTLAQGLDPETGVFPSNVYVFHYFEKLTDENGYEQLQYAVSNTDSHPNAAATALVAPQFVTEIFDAAIAYEQAGTILSVTPISQSVSANAGSVTYSVQSNTSWTAQCDADWCTVTPSGSGNGIITASYTENQNLTDRTATITVSATEGGDQLVTLQQAGITANLQVEPEIQIVNPPAGTTYFAVTSNTNWNVECDASWCTTAFSGFGNGVIDVSYAANPSTQIRTANLIISAWGISPHTVQVIQSGLPVAVEKQELLLFEAYPNPSTGEIHLYYDNLLNRTIDVIISNQAGKLIYVKSFRKGISEIINLEESGKGVYTLRISDNKSLIFKRIIII
- a CDS encoding PD40 domain-containing protein translates to MKNHFYKILAFTLLLCISTGVKGQNDARLLRFPDINKNLIAFVYAGDIWTVEATGGNARRLTSHEGLELFPKISPDGKWIAFSAEYSGSRQVFVIPSEGGSPRQLTFYNSVGVMPPRGGYDNVVLDWTPDSKQIMFRGNRTEFGDRNGKYFLVGLDGGFEKPLQIVNGGFAVLSPDASKVCFTPVDREFRTWKRYKGGRASNLWIYDLANNTSEQITDFAGTDQCPTWFGDNIYYASDRDLRLNIYRYNTQTKQTDQLTFHKDFDVMWPSGENGQLVYENGGYLYKLNLTTGVSEKVTVNLNFDNPNLVAYFKNVKDDINNFSISPTGKRALFDARGDIFSVPAENGMIENLTQTQGIRELYPSWSPDGKYISYYSDATGEYEIYLLENKKGAKAKQLTSNSAAWKYEAEWSPDSRYMVYSDRTLKLWLLDTQTGKQTEITHAANSEIRSYSFSPDSKWITYQKEGSNEQSAIWVYNIADAKNYQLTDNTFDDVSPVFSKDGNYIFFASNRDFNLAFSGFEFDYLYNKATRIYAIVLKSDGPRLIKDKNDIEEIRETAKADEPKKPAGKKTETTANKQDEGIKVSIDMEGIVNRIIALPMEAGTYFGLAAADGGLLYISNGKLMRYNLSEEKSEEILDRTGGYVVSADGKMVLYASGGDYGITKIAPGVKPGTGKLDLSQMDMKIDPRKEWNQIYTDGWRIFRDYFYVNNMHGVDWAGLKQRYGALLPYVGHRADLDYILSEIIAETNVGHAYNNWGDFKNVKRVDGGLLGAELVADEAAGRYRIAKIYDSENWNPERRCPLTEQGVNVKEGDYLISINGHEITTKENPYAFLENQADKKVEITVNATPETGGARTSLIVPIKSELELMYLDWVNERRAMVDKLSGGRIGYIHVPNTAVEGNRELFRGMYAYHTKEALIIDDRYNGGGFIPDRMADLLDRKTLSYWQQNGLLPGRAPAIAHDGPKVMLINGYSSSGGDAFPYYFKKLGLGKLIGTRTWGGLVGISGNAGLVDGGYISVPRFGIFDENGEWIIEGIGDYPDIEVVDRPEQLAKGIDPGIEKAVEVLLKELEANPVKKVTPPTPPDRSKWIEKEIK